The nucleotide sequence AGTTGGCTCAACCATTCTCCCACCATCCTCTCCCAACTGAGATATTTCAGGGCATAGTCCCTGCCGTTAAGCCCCATTTGCTTTGAGGTTTCTCTATCCCCGGCCAGATCGGCTATCGCTGCGGCCAGGGCCTCGGGATCCTCGGGGGGAACCACCACCCCTCCCTTTGAGTCATGGACCAGCCTGGCTCCCTCGCCCCGGCCGCAGAAGATGACCGGCTTGCCGCAGCTCATAATGGGAAACATTTTGGACGGCCGGGCCCCCCGGAAAAGCTCCAGGTCCTTCAAGCAGACCAACCCGGCCAGGGAGATGGAGAGATACTTATTGATCATCTCGGGAGGCACCGGGTCAAGGAACCTGACGTTATCCAGGCTTCGTTCTTGGGCCATCTGCTGCAATTTTTTTCGTTCCGACCCGCTGCCCACCATCAGCAGGGTGATCTGCCGATGGGAGTCCCTTATTATTTGGAACGCCTCCAGCACCGAGCCCAGGCCCTGGGCAAATCCCAGGGTGCCGGAATATAGAATGATATCTTTCCCAGCCAGCCCCAGATCTGCCGCCAGCGGCATGTCAAACGGTGAAGGGCGAAACATCTCGGTATCCACCCCGTTGGGAAGATACAATATTTTCCGGGCCGGAAGTCCTTTGCTATCGATCAGCCGGTCCCGGATGCCCTGGGTCACGGCAATGACATATTTGGCCCGGTTATATATCGCCCTTTCGGTCATATATAGCATTCGGGCCACAAGACCGTTCCCCATCAGACCCAGCTCGATTATGGAATCGGGCCACAGGTCGGCGATGTTGAAGATGAACGGCACCCGGCGAAAGCGGGAATAGGCCATGGCCGTCCAGCCCAGGAACAGGGGCGGAGACTCCACCCAGACAAAGTCGGGTCTTCCCGCTTTCATCATCCCCCAGAAGGACGACAGGGTAAAAGAAAGATAATTGAATATCCGCTTCAACCCCGCCCCGATCGCCGGATATATCCAGGTCCGGTGGATCTTTATCCCCTGAGATACTTCCCAGAAATACATCCGGCTCTTGTATCCCGGAAAATACCGCCCCAGCGGATGGTTGGGTATGGCCGTTACCACCTCCACCTGATGACCCCTGGCCGCCAGCTCCCTGGCCATGGCCTGCAGACGGACCTGCGGCGCCCCCACCTCCGGCGGGTAATATTGGGTCAGTATCAAAAATTTCATGTTCGCCGATGCCCGTCCTCAAGGTTTAATTTCCGGTCGCTGCCGTTCAGGGATGGTATCCGTTTATTCAACCGTCAATGCTTTCCGATATGCTGGTAAAAAGCGCTTAGTTTTAGGCCCTCGGCCGGCCAGTTGTATTTGTTTTTCACGGCCTCCCTTCCGTTGGCCCCCATTTCCCTGGCCCGGTCGGGATCTGCCAGGATATATTCGATGGCCCGGGCCAGCCCGGCGGGGTCCAGCGGATCGACGCATAACCCGCATTTGTTTCCCTCCACAATGCTCCTCCACAGGGGAAAATCGGAGGCGATCAGCGGCAGGCCGGCCGACATGTATTCGAATATCTTGTTGGGCTGGGCATCGATATGATTGGGCAGCGGGTGAAAGGTGACCACCCCGGCCGAGGAGCGGGACATGATCCTGGAGGTCTCCTCCCGGGAGCACCACCCCAGGTAATTCACCTTTTCCCATCCCCCGACCCCCTCCAGCTGCTGCCGGTATTCCGGGGGATCGAACTCTCCGGCCAGGTTCAGCCGGATGTCCCGGTTTACCAGCCCCAGGGCAGTCACCAGTTCGGTATTGCCCCGGATCTGAGAGATGCCCCCGATGTAGCATATCTCATCATTGGCAGCATAGGGGCCGTCAGCGATGCCGCTGGGGTAATTGTTGACGTTTACGACATTCTGGTTTATCCGGGCGAACCGGTAGTTGATCTGGGGGGTGGCGGTGACGATCCCGGACATTCTGGCGGCCGCCCGGTCCTCAAATGATTCGATAAGCCGGCTAAGAATTTTACGCAGCGGTTTGGCTATCCAGTACCGGCCGTAAAGGGCCCGGGGCATATCCTCATGCACGTCGTAGATCACCCTCCGTCCCCGGTGCCTCATCAGCCAGGCGAACGGCAGGAACTCGATGTCGTGGAAGTGGTAGATGTCGGCCCCCTGGGCCATCGCCGTCCGGTAGGCGGCCAGGTTGGCGATCAGGAAACGCTTGATCCTCGGCAGGTCGACATCGGACAGACCGATGATCTCAACGCCATTGGCCTTTTGGCTCACGGCCTTCCATACTATGAAGATCACCCGGTGGCCCTGGGCCGCCAGCCAGCTGCATTCCTTTTCAAAGATCCGCACGTCGGTGGGCTTATGAACGGTGGTTATGTGGCAGATCACCATCAGCCGGCCCTTCCGGCTTCCAGCAGTTCGGCATAAATGCCGGCAAATATCCCCCGGCTGACACCAACGGTGGCTTTCCGGCCGATGATCTCCCGGTTGATATTGGCCGCGGCCACCGGATCGATCGACAGGGCCTGATCGATCACGCCGCTCTCCCCATCGCTGACCACCTTGCCGTTGACCCCGTCGCTGATCCATTCCCGGTTGGCCGGCAGGTCCGAGACCACCGGAAGGCAGCCGCAGGCCATGGCCTCCAGCAGGCTCACCGAGGTGGCGTCGCTCCGGGGAAGGGATATGAATATCCTGGCCCGGTTGTAATAAGCGGCGTTTTCCCTGGACCCCAAAAGCCCCACAAAATCAACCCTGTCTTGCAGATCTAAATCCTGCACCTGCTGCTTGAGATTTCCGGTCTCCGGCCCCTGCCCGGCGATCACCAGGCGCCAATCCTCTTTGGCAGTGTTCATAAATTCAGCGAAATGTTCGATCACCTTATCGATCCGATACAATTTACCATGCATGCGGTTTGAATATATGAGGTTCTCCTTTGGTGTCCCCCGGTTAGGCTCAACCCCTATCCCCAGGTTGGCGATGACTATCTTCAGCCGTTTACTCCCGGCCAGGACCTCCATGGCCTGGGCCATATGCAGCGAATCGGAGGTGCAGATATCCGCCCGGCAGATATTGTACCTTACCATCTGCCGGTAGAATAGCCCCTGTTCGGGGGTCGACAGGATATCGCTTCCCAACGCCGTCAGAACTTTGGGGACCTTATATCGTCCGAGGGCCAGGATAGCGGAGGTGGCGGTAGTGTTGGCCTGCATGATATGCACTATATCCGGCCGGTATTTTTTATAGACCTGGCGAATGGCACCTACCGTCTTCAGAAAGGACAAGGGATTCCTGACCGAAAAATCGGCCGTCACTGTTTCCGTCGCACAGGATCCGCCCGCTCCCCAGGGTCCGTTGGTGACAACCACCACCGTTTCGAACTGGTCCCGGACCATCCGGCAGAATCGCCACAGATGGCAGGAGTCGGCGCCAACCAGCAGCAGGCTCTTCATTGGCGCAACGCTCCATCAGAATGTTCCCGGATCTGATGATAGCTCAGTCCGCAGAGCGCTGCATATAGAGCTAAGAACCTTGCATCGGTCAGCGGGTTGTTGGAAAAAGCCGCCAGCAGGATGATGACCGAGAACAAAATCAGCATTTTGGGGTATGGCAGGCTCCGGTAACGCCAACCGTGAATGACCGGGATCAGCACCTGGCCCAGGTACATGACCAGTCCAATCAGTCCGTAGCGCCAGGCCATCAGAAAATATTCGCTCTCGGAGTACAGATGGTTCTGGTAAAAGTAATCCTTGTTGGGCCCGTAGCCTATCCAGGGGGACCGCCTTATCATTTCGGCCAGGTGCTCCCATATCTCCAGGCGTTTCATCAAGGACAGGTTCCCCGCCAGGTCTGTGTTCCATAGATTGGAAATATAGCTGATATTGAACAACGCCACCGCTCCCAGCATCATCCCGCCTGAGGTCAGCACGATCGCCGCGCTTTTCAGGGAAAATCTCTGCAGCTGCCAATTGACCAGCAACATGGCCAGCAACGCCAGGGCTGCCGTCTTGGATCCGGTCAGCATCACCATCGTCACCGAGACCAGAAAAAAAAGATAAACCCACAGGTTTTTTTTGGCCGACAGGAAATAAGCCGCGAAGAATGACCAGAGGATGGCATTGTTGTTGGGATTGCCCATCACCCCCAGCAGCCTTTTAGGGGCCGAGCGTCCCAGACTGTCCAGTCCGAACCCGGCCAGCCGGGCGCTGTCGGCATAAAATGGCATCACCCATTTATTGAAATTGAACAGGTTGAGGTAATTCAAAACATTGAAGACCAGCAGCAGCCCGAATATCGGCACAGCCAGTTTTTCCCATCCATTTGGGGCCTGGTCCTTTAACAGCAGGCAGACGAAGACGATAATAACAGCATACTTGAAGAGTTTATAATATTCAAAATAATCCCTCAGGACAAAAAAACGGCCGTTGCCCAGCATGCAGGCCAAAATCCATACCGCAAAGAGGCTGATATAGAATAAATAGGCCGCCAATCCCTTGGAAAGCGGCAGAGGACGTTTGATGTTGAATATCAACACCAGGGTCATCAGATACACCGCCAGGTCCTCGGACCTCAGCAAAGGAACACCTCCGCCCAGGCTGATGTTTGGCAGGAGAAACAGGCCCCCGACAAAAAAAGCCGCTATGGCGTTATAGGCCCTTTTCATGGCCGCTGAGCGGACATCAGATGCCGGAAGCCCCGGCCTGGGCCAGCTTTTCCCTCAGCTGTTTCAGGGTCAGGTCCCCGGTCATCTGGAAGGCGCTCAGGTCGAGGCCCAGGATGGTTTCCAGCTCCAGCTGCAGATTGATGACATTCATCGAATCCCACCCGGGTATATCGTAAAGCTTCAGCCCGTCGGTCAGCTGTTCGTCCTTCAGCTCGGGGAAAACGTTCCTCAGGGCAGTTCTGATCTTCTCCATCTTAACCTCCTATAATTTAATTAAGGCGGCCCCCCAGGAAAGGCCCCCGCCAAAGGCCACCAGCAGCACCAGATCCCCGGGGCCGGCCGACCCGCTGGCCACCACCTCGCTCAGGGCTATCATCACTGAAGCCCCGGCAGTATTGCCGTAATTGTAAAGATTGACATAGAATTTGGAGCGGGGGATGCCCGAATTCGCCGCTATGGCGTCGATGATGCTGATATTGGCCTGATGGGGCACCACGGCCTTCAACTGCGATCTTTCGACCCGGTATTTGGCCAATATCTCGTCGATGATCTCGCTGCCCCGGGCCACCGCAAAATCGTACACCTCCCGCCCTTTCATGGTGAAGTACCAGTCCCGGGGGTTGCTTATCTTGGGCCCCGGCAGCATGGTCCCCCCGCCGGGGACCTGGATGATATCGTGCCCCCGGCCGTCGGTCTTGATTATCGAGCCGATGATGCCGGGCGAGACGGGCTCCGCACCCAGCAGGACCGCCGCGGCCCCGTCGCCGAAGTAGGGAAAGGTGGCGAAATCGCTGGGATTGAGTATTTTCGAGTAAAGCTCGGAGGCGATGACCAGGATGTTGTCGTATTGGCCGGACCTTATCAGGCAGTCGGCGAAATGCAAAGCATATATCCCTCCGCTGCAGACGCTGTTGACATCGACCGCGAATGCCTGGTTGGCATCCAGCAGGGCCTGAACCCTGGCAGCGGTGGCGGGCTGGATCCGGTCCGGGGAGGAGGTGGCCAGAATTATCCCCTGCACTTTGCCGGGATCGAGGCCGGCCTTGGCCAAACACTCCCGGGCGGCCAAATAGGCCAGGTCGGAGGTGCACTGCTCCGGGGCCGCGTAATGCCTGGCCTTTATTCCTGTCTTCTGCTCGATCAGGGGGATGGCGTTGGGCGGAAACTGCTTCAGGTCGGAATTTCTTACCTCCGCTCCGGGGATGTGGTGGCCGGTGGATATTATCCTGCTATGCATCATCCTTCCCTTCTGCCCATTGGCTATACAGGGGCTCCAGCTCCGGGTATTTCCTCAGGAAAGCCTGGTCGGTCTTCCTGGTGTCGCCGATGACCTTGGCGGGGTTGCCTCCGATGATGGCAAAATCCGGGAACTCCCCCCGGACGTAGCTGTGGGCGGCCACGATCGAGCCCTTCCCAATGCGGGTGTTCGGCATCAGTATCGAATGCGGCCCGATAAAACTGTACTTTCCCACGGTGACCGGCCCGGTGATGTACCCTTTGAGCTGATGGTGCTGGCTGTATTTCTCCCCGTAAAGCCTGATGGAGATATGGCTGGAATGGGTGAATATCCCCACCCAGCCTCCTATCTGGCAGCCCTCTTTGATGGTCAGGCCGTGGGAGGCATCCAGGATGGAATAATGGAAAACGAACACGTTGTCCTCCAGCACCAGCCCCCGCGGGGAAACGATCACCGCGGTATTGCTGACCCGGGTGTTCCGCAGCACTTTCCGGTCAGGCCCCCGCTTCATCCTCACCATCTGGGGCTGATACAGCCGGCTGATCTCCGAGATCACCCGGGCCTTTACCCGGCCGATTATGTTACCCATAGGCCTCCGATCTCTTTCCGGATATTTTATAGAGCCACACCAGGGCCCCGCTTAGATAGGCCAGCTGGGTGGCCGAAAGCATGTACAGCCCGGCCTGGATGCTGTGGGCCACCACCGCTCCGTATAAAACAGACAGCACCAACAGCAGGTTGCCGAACAGCCCCAGATACAGCACCTCCTTCTGCTTGTTCACTATGATCGGGATCTGGGACAGGGGCGACACGATAAAGTTCAGGAACAGCCAGGGGGATAATATCCGGGCGTACTCCCCGGCCGCCTGCCAACGCCCGCCGAAAACCATCGAGAACAGCGCCGGAGAAAAGATATATATCAGGATAAACACCGGCAGGGCCGCCAGGACCAGCCCGGCGATGGTCCTCCCCACCAGTTTTTGCAGGTCCTGACCGCTGTTATAGGTTTCCGCCGCCTTCTGCAGAAAGACCTGCGACAGCGAAGCCCCCATCAGGGTAAGCGGGGCCCGCAGGATCCTGACCGTCAGGGTGTACAGCCCCAGGGTGACGCTGCCGAAATAAAAAGTGATCAGAAAATTTGTGCCGGAGAGCTGCAGCATATCCATGAAAGCGTGCAGCGAATTGATCAGGGGGAAATCTTTGTATCTCCTGGCGTTGGATTTTATTTTTTCCCAGCTGATGGCGCCGGGGATGCGGTTTTTATCCCTCCATGTCTGGTATCCCAATATCCCGGTGGCCACGCTTTGCCCCAGGACCCCGCCTCCGATCAGTCCTCCGACCCCCCACCCCCCCAGGCCCATTCCGATATTGGCCAGGGAGGATGATCCGTATTGGAGCACCCGGGAGGCCGAGAGCCTTTTGTACTGTTTGTTGCGGTTCGACCAGTAATTGAATATCTGATAGGCCCCGGTCAGCATTATGGAACAGGGGACCAGATACAGCCAGGGAGCCAGCTTCAGGTCCCCCAGAGCCAGGGCGATCCTGTTTTTGGCCAACACCACGGCCAGCAGGGAAAGCCCGCTTACGGCGATGGTGATCAGGCCCGACAGGGCCATGATGTTGAGGGCGTCATCATCCCCGGCCGGAAGCATGATGGCCATCTCGTAACGGCCGGTGGCGATAATGCTGAACAGGGAGACCACGGACATGTACAGGGCAAACATCCCGAATTCCGACGGCGAATAGATCCTGGTCAGTATCGGAGAGATGCCCAGCTGGATGGCTTGGGCGATTATGGTCCCGGTCATCAGGGTGGCTACGTTGACGGCGAACTTTCCCCGGGCGTAGTTTTTGATATTGATATTATCGCTGAAAAAATAACCCATTCCGTTATCAAAACCTCAGGTTCAGCAAGATCGGTCCCTGACCGCCCCTTTGATGAATACCGCCAGCAGTCCCAGCATCAGACCCAGAGCCAGAGACATCAATATGTTGGAAAGGACTTTCGGCCTTATGGGGTCCGTCCCGGCCACCGGCTTTTCAATGATCCGGTAACCGGTGATGTTTGCCAGGCTGTTGCGAAGATTATTGATCTTCACCTTGAGATCGTTGATCGAGGTCTCCAGCTCGGCCGGGTTGAAGTTGGGGTTCTGCCGGAAACTGCCGGATCTCTGCAGGCCGTCCCTGATCAGCAGGGCCTTCTGCAGATTCTCTTCGGTGTCCCTGATGCTTTGGTCCAGGGACTTCCGTTCTTCCTCGATCTTCAGTTTGATGAACTGGTTGTCATTTAAATAGGCGACGGCCCCCAGCAAGGCCTTCTCAGCCGGCTGCCCCGGCTGGCTGGTCTGCACTATCAACCTGAAGATATTCTCCGATCCCCTTATCTCCTCGCACCTTATCCCCTCGATGATCGCAGCTTCGCCTAGGGGGAACGTCAGCCCCGGCGGGCCCGATTTGATGCGGCCCCATAGCTGGTTTATCATGGCCTTGGTCTCGGGGATGTTGACCAGAGAGACCGTGGTGGGCTTCGATTTAAGGGGGCTGGTCCCGCCCACATTCACCAGGACGAACAGGGTTCCTTTGGATTCGGAGGAGATGGCCGTCAGTTTGCCGCTTTCCGGGACGGCCGCCAAAACTTCGGCCTGGTATATTTTGGGGGAGGCTAATGAGACCAGCAGCCCCGCCAGGGCGGCCAGGATCATGGCCGATCCGATGATCATCCAGCCCCGGAATACCTGTTGCCACAGGTCCTTTAGCTCCCGGTCGTTCGGGTTTTCCATGGCGCCCTCCGTTATAGGTTTATCAATAGGCATTCCGGGGGAAGATCACCTGCAGCACGGTCCGGATCAGTATCTTGATGTCCAGGAACAGCGACCAGTTCTCGATGTAGTAGATGTCGCACTTGGTGCGCTCCACGATCGAGGTATCCCCCCTCCAGCCGTTGACCTGGGCCCAGCCGGTGACGCCGGATTTCATCTTGTGCCGGGAGGCATAGCGCGGGATCTGGGCCTTGAATTTCTCCACGAAGAACGGCCGTTCCGGCCGAGGCCCCACCAGGCTCATATCCCCCATGATGACATTGAAGATCTGGGGCAGCTCGTCCAGGCTGTATTTGCGCAGAAAGGCGCCCAGCCGGGTCCGGCGGTCGTCGTTGGGCTTGGCCCACACCGGCCCGGTCCGGTCCTCGGCCCCCAGCCGCATGGAGCGGAATTTCAGCATGTTAAAAGTCTCCCCGTCATATCCCACCCGCTCCTGGGCGTAGAATACCGGCCCCGGGGAGGTAAGCTTGATCAGCCCGGCCAGCAGCAGGTACAGCGGCGAAAGGACCACCAATCCCAGGGTGGCAGCGGCCAGATCGAAGATCCTCTTATTGATCAGGTCCCATTCCGTCAGCGGGATCTCCCGCAGGCCGATCACCGGTATGTTGCCCAGCTGGGAGATGCTGGTGTCCCGGCCGATCATATCCATCAGGTCGGGCACGAATTTTACCTCCACCGGCCGGTGTTCCGCGGAGTTGACTATCTCGTTGAGGTCGGACTGCATGTCATGCGGCAGGACGATGAACAGGGCATCCAGCCGGTATTCGTCTATCAGCCGGGATATTTCGCTGTATTTTTTGACCGCCAGTTTCTTGACCGAGGTCTCGCCCAAGGCCGGTTCGTCGGCTCCGTTGGCCGAGATCAGGCATTCTATCCCGTAGCCGTACTCGGGATTGAATTTCAGCTGTTCGATGATCTTAAGGGCGATGTCCCCGCTGCCGATGATGGCGGTCCTTTTCAGCCCGACGCCATGTTTGGCCACGATCCGCCTGAAAATGCTTACCGCCATGATCCGCTGGGCCGAGAGCAGGAAGAAGGACAACACCGTCGCCATGGCCAGCACCAGCCGGGACCAGACCACCTCCCGGTAGAAAAAGGAAAAGGCCATGATGGCCACGATCCCCACAAAAGTGCCCTTGGCCACCCGGTAGATCTCCTCGTCGGGGGCGAACCGGCTGCGGTTCTCATAAAGCCCCAGCAGCCAGAAGATGCTGACCCATAAAAAGGCCACCACCAGGGATCCGACGAAATACGGCCGGAAAGGCGGACGGCCCAGAGGAATGGGAAACAGATGGGAATCGAACCGCACCCAGAAGGAAAGGATGAAGGCCAGTGCGATGACCAATACATCGGCGGTCATGATCATCCCGGAATATGTCAGTTGCCATCTGCGGTTCATGTTCAATTACCCCGTTGATCTGTTGTTGCTTAGGATTTTCGCACCAAATACCAGTCGATCAGCCCCCTAAAGACCCCGGCAAACTGGGCCAGCCCCCGCCCCAGCAATATAAGCGGCGCAAGAGATCCCACCACCGGATCCTTTGCCAAAGCCTTCATAGTGAAAGGCAGTGATATCATCAAAAATGCCAAGGCGGCCACAAGGGAAACGTACCAGAAAAGCCGGTTGAATAAACCCATGCTCAAAAGCAAGATCACCATCGGAGCCAGCATCAGCTGTAGCTTCATGACCTGCGGGGTGTGTGAATCGGAGACCAGCTTGTTGGGATTCTTCCTGACCGCCAGCATCCGCCAGTAGGCAAATTTATATTTTTTCCTGAAATAGGCCCCCAGGGTTTCCGGATGGAGGTGATAAACCAAAGCCTGCGGTGCGAAGATCATCCTATGGCCGGCATTGTGCATCCGGTATGAGAGTTCGACATCCTCGGCACAGGCTACTTTAAAACTGGTATCATATCCCCCGAATTGCAGGAAAATATCGCGACGAAAGGCCGCCGAATAAGTATCGATAAAATCGATATTTTGTCTTTTCTTTAAAAGCTGGTACTTGTCCTCATATTCCAGCTGAACGAACCTGGCGGCGATCTGATGCTGTTTGGTGCGGTAGGCCCCCTTGACCGCGGTTACATTCGGGTCGGCCTCCAAAGGGCCGATCATCTTTTCCAGCCAGTCCGGCTGGGGAACGCAGTCGGAATCGGTGAACACGACCACCGGGGCCTCGGCCTGGGTGACGCCGTTGTTCCTGGCTGCCGCCGGGCCGGCATTCCCCTGCCTGATCAGCCTGATGCCGGGGTATTTGCCAACTATCCCGGAGGTCCCATCGGTGGAGCCGTCGTCCACCACCAGGATCTGGTAATCGGAACGGCCGATGGTCTGGCTGGCCAAGGCCTCCAGACATTGCCCGATGGTCCTTTCAGCATTATAGGCCGGAATGATCACCGAGGCCCTCACTATTTGCCCCCCCCGTATGTGCCCCTAAATATATGCCTGCCCAGGGTCAGCCCCCCTTTGGCCAGACGCTTGAACTCCCGGGGATCGGTCAGGCCGTCCAGCAATTTGCGGAGGATATACGACGGCCGGATGTAAAATTCTTTTCGGGCCCGGTCGCAGAACTCCACCAGCTCGGTATTGGAAAGCCCCGGCCGGCTGACGATGCTGTTGTGCAGGCCGTCCGGCGTCAGCCATTCCCGGAAATCGCTGGTGGTCAGGTAGCCGTTGCTCTTGGCCCACTGGTAGGCCTCGGTCCCCGGGTATACCATTATCGGGAAGAACTGGGCGGTGTCCGGATTGAGCTCCTTGGCGAATTTCAGGGTGGTCTCCAGGGTATCCTTGGTCTCGCCGGGGTTGCCCACCATAAAACAGCCGTGCAGTTTGATGCCGGCCTTTTTGGCATCCCGGAAGAACTGCCGGACCCGCTCCACCTTCATGGATTTTTTCATCTGATCCAACACCGCCTGGTCGCCGCTCTCCACCCCCACGCAGAACAGCCGGGCTCCGGCTTTTTTAAGCATTTGCATCGTCTCCAGGTCCACATCGCAGCGGGAATTGGCCGACCACTTGATCTTGATGCCGCGCCGGATGATCTCTTCGGCAAACTCCAGGCACCTTTTCTTGTCGAAGGTCAAAGTGTCGTCCTCGAACATCAATTCCTCGACGTCGGGAAAGTTTTCCAGGATGTATTCTATCTCGTCCGCCACGTTGGCGATGGAGCGCAGGCGGGGCTTGCGGCTGCAGAACACCTGGGGGTAGACGCAGTAGACGCACTGGTAGGGGCAGCCCCGGCCGGTGATGATGGTGATTATGGGATACTGGCTGTGGGCGTAAAAATAATCCTTGTAGTCAAGGTGCTTGCGGTAGGCCCGGCTGACGAAGGGCAGGGAATCGACATCGTCCCTCAATTCCCTTTCCCCGGTGCTGATGATCTTCCCGTTTTGCCGCAATACCAGTCCCCTGACACCCTGGGCGGTATGCCCGGAGCCCAATTTTTCCGCCAGCTCGGCCAAAGTATCCTCGTACTCCCGCAAAGCCACGGCATCGATGGCATCATTGATCCCCAGGCTTTCCTCCGGCAGGGCCGAGACGTGCGGGCCGACCAATATAACGAACGAATCGGGGAACAGCTTCTTTATTTTGGCCCCGGTCTCTACATCACTGAAGATGCTGGGGGTGCTGGTATCGATGGCCACCAGGCTTGGGCAGAATTCCCTTATTATCGGCTCCAACTGGTCCCACTCCATGCCCGAGGCCGGGCAATCCAGCAGTTTGACCTGGTGGCCCTTCTGGTCCAGCACCTCGGCGGCAAAGGCCAGCCACATGGGGTAATAGAAGGTGCCGCTCTTGGTGACGGCCGGGCTGCGCTGCTCCCGGGAGAATTTGGCCAGAAACGGGGGATTTAATAGCAAGATGTTCATTTGATTTCTAATTTGGTTTGTTGGTTTTATAATCTAATTTCGCAAAAAGCCCCTCAATACTTCCTTTGAACCAGGCACGCAAGGT is from Candidatus Edwardsbacteria bacterium and encodes:
- a CDS encoding radical SAM protein: MNILLLNPPFLAKFSREQRSPAVTKSGTFYYPMWLAFAAEVLDQKGHQVKLLDCPASGMEWDQLEPIIREFCPSLVAIDTSTPSIFSDVETGAKIKKLFPDSFVILVGPHVSALPEESLGINDAIDAVALREYEDTLAELAEKLGSGHTAQGVRGLVLRQNGKIISTGERELRDDVDSLPFVSRAYRKHLDYKDYFYAHSQYPIITIITGRGCPYQCVYCVYPQVFCSRKPRLRSIANVADEIEYILENFPDVEELMFEDDTLTFDKKRCLEFAEEIIRRGIKIKWSANSRCDVDLETMQMLKKAGARLFCVGVESGDQAVLDQMKKSMKVERVRQFFRDAKKAGIKLHGCFMVGNPGETKDTLETTLKFAKELNPDTAQFFPIMVYPGTEAYQWAKSNGYLTTSDFREWLTPDGLHNSIVSRPGLSNTELVEFCDRARKEFYIRPSYILRKLLDGLTDPREFKRLAKGGLTLGRHIFRGTYGGGK
- a CDS encoding glycosyltransferase is translated as MRASVIIPAYNAERTIGQCLEALASQTIGRSDYQILVVDDGSTDGTSGIVGKYPGIRLIRQGNAGPAAARNNGVTQAEAPVVVFTDSDCVPQPDWLEKMIGPLEADPNVTAVKGAYRTKQHQIAARFVQLEYEDKYQLLKKRQNIDFIDTYSAAFRRDIFLQFGGYDTSFKVACAEDVELSYRMHNAGHRMIFAPQALVYHLHPETLGAYFRKKYKFAYWRMLAVRKNPNKLVSDSHTPQVMKLQLMLAPMVILLLSMGLFNRLFWYVSLVAALAFLMISLPFTMKALAKDPVVGSLAPLILLGRGLAQFAGVFRGLIDWYLVRKS
- a CDS encoding undecaprenyl-phosphate glucose phosphotransferase, producing MNRRWQLTYSGMIMTADVLVIALAFILSFWVRFDSHLFPIPLGRPPFRPYFVGSLVVAFLWVSIFWLLGLYENRSRFAPDEEIYRVAKGTFVGIVAIMAFSFFYREVVWSRLVLAMATVLSFFLLSAQRIMAVSIFRRIVAKHGVGLKRTAIIGSGDIALKIIEQLKFNPEYGYGIECLISANGADEPALGETSVKKLAVKKYSEISRLIDEYRLDALFIVLPHDMQSDLNEIVNSAEHRPVEVKFVPDLMDMIGRDTSISQLGNIPVIGLREIPLTEWDLINKRIFDLAAATLGLVVLSPLYLLLAGLIKLTSPGPVFYAQERVGYDGETFNMLKFRSMRLGAEDRTGPVWAKPNDDRRTRLGAFLRKYSLDELPQIFNVIMGDMSLVGPRPERPFFVEKFKAQIPRYASRHKMKSGVTGWAQVNGWRGDTSIVERTKCDIYYIENWSLFLDIKILIRTVLQVIFPRNAY